The proteins below come from a single Halomonas binhaiensis genomic window:
- the eutB gene encoding hydroxyectoine utilization dehydratase EutB, whose translation MPHASIHDAAHGVTLDEIYHARARIKGQVSRTPLWHSRALSERFAAEVYLKLENLQPTGAFKLRGVTNMIAALIERHGHDALAKGVTTASTGNHGRAVAYAASRLGVPAVICLSTLVPANKVAAIEALGATVTRIGQSQDDAFEEARRLVKEEGMTLIPPFDDPLIASGQGTIGLELLEDQPDLDRVILGLSGGGLLGGTGAALKAIRPQLNVTGVSLSAGAAMFESLTAGHPVAVEEVESLGDSLGGGIGLDNRCTFALVRDVMDDHFQVSESAIANAMIDMLEQEKMLVEGAAVVGLAALEEHQIDIKGQKVALVLSGNGVSLETLDQARQLAKR comes from the coding sequence ATGCCCCATGCTTCTATTCATGATGCGGCTCACGGAGTGACGCTCGATGAGATATACCATGCTCGAGCACGTATAAAGGGCCAGGTGTCACGGACCCCCTTGTGGCACTCGCGCGCCTTGTCGGAACGCTTTGCTGCCGAGGTGTACCTCAAGCTGGAGAACCTCCAGCCGACCGGGGCTTTCAAGTTGCGTGGCGTGACCAACATGATTGCAGCATTGATCGAGCGTCATGGTCACGACGCTCTGGCCAAAGGGGTGACCACCGCATCCACCGGTAATCATGGCCGGGCCGTAGCCTATGCTGCTTCGCGCCTTGGAGTCCCGGCAGTAATCTGTCTTTCCACACTGGTGCCTGCCAACAAGGTGGCTGCTATCGAGGCCCTGGGGGCGACTGTCACGAGAATTGGTCAGAGTCAGGATGATGCTTTCGAGGAAGCCAGGCGCCTGGTGAAAGAAGAAGGCATGACACTGATCCCCCCATTCGACGACCCTCTGATTGCGTCCGGGCAGGGCACTATCGGTCTGGAATTGCTGGAAGATCAGCCTGACCTGGACCGTGTCATTCTAGGACTGTCCGGTGGTGGGCTGCTGGGGGGGACCGGCGCGGCGCTGAAGGCGATTCGCCCCCAGTTGAACGTTACCGGCGTCAGCCTGTCTGCCGGCGCGGCCATGTTCGAAAGCCTCACGGCAGGGCACCCGGTGGCAGTGGAAGAAGTCGAAAGTCTGGGTGATTCCCTGGGCGGCGGCATTGGCCTGGATAACCGTTGTACCTTTGCCCTGGTACGCGATGTCATGGACGATCATTTCCAGGTGTCAGAAAGCGCCATTGCCAACGCCATGATCGACATGCTGGAGCAAGAGAAAATGCTTGTCGAAGGTGCTGCAGTAGTTGGGCTGGCAGCCTTGGAAGAACATCAGATCGACATCAAGGGCCAGAAGGTTGCGCTGGTACTGTCCGGTAATGGCGTTTCATTGGAGACCTTGGACCAGGCTCGACAGCTCGCCAAACGCTAG
- a CDS encoding DUF4168 domain-containing protein translates to MQRLTTVISATLLSAALASTTANALEIGSDTSADVGVGTSAGGADVSAQTSAGASTQGGVGSALQSGADAAMDAGSSAVDSVGSTVESGADAAMDAGSSAVDGVSSAVESGTDAAMGTSSTTEAGAGTSMEGSMNSSDMAAGASTSAGVDAAATQDFSDEDLQKFADASSEVAGITQDYSQQLQAETDVEAQQALQVEANQKISEAVQSSGLDVNTFNSIGMAVQQDPELLQRVQSMVQR, encoded by the coding sequence ATGCAACGATTGACGACAGTAATTTCTGCTACTCTGCTGTCCGCTGCTTTGGCAAGTACGACTGCTAACGCTCTGGAAATCGGCAGTGATACTTCTGCTGATGTCGGTGTCGGGACAAGCGCCGGTGGTGCGGATGTCTCTGCGCAAACCAGTGCTGGCGCATCCACCCAAGGTGGGGTGGGCAGTGCACTGCAGTCCGGTGCTGATGCGGCAATGGATGCAGGTTCCAGCGCCGTCGACAGTGTAGGCTCGACAGTGGAGTCCGGTGCCGATGCTGCCATGGATGCGGGTTCCAGTGCCGTTGATGGTGTAAGCTCCGCGGTCGAGTCCGGCACTGATGCGGCCATGGGTACCAGCAGCACGACTGAAGCGGGTGCAGGCACATCCATGGAAGGTTCTATGAACAGCAGTGATATGGCTGCTGGCGCCAGCACTTCTGCAGGCGTTGATGCTGCAGCAACCCAGGATTTCAGCGATGAGGATCTGCAGAAGTTTGCCGATGCCTCCAGTGAAGTTGCTGGCATTACCCAGGACTACTCTCAGCAGCTACAGGCTGAAACGGATGTCGAGGCCCAGCAGGCCCTGCAGGTTGAAGCCAACCAGAAGATTTCTGAAGCGGTACAGAGCAGTGGTTTGGATGTAAATACCTTCAATTCCATCGGCATGGCCGTGCAGCAGGACCCTGAGCTGCTGCAGCGTGTGCAGTCAATGGTTCAGCGCTGA
- a CDS encoding cyclodeaminase has protein sequence MQLYQREQIAAAVSIDLDALNAVEQGFAALGRGDVVQPPILSMAIEESNGEVDVKTAHIRGNSRFAIKVSPGFFDNPKLGLPSLNGLMMVFSAKTGLVDAVLFDEGYLTMVRTALAGAISAKHLSRENSRRVAVLGAGEQAVKQIEALRLVRDIQVVDVWARRESAAQDYAITMRDQGLEVHVHGSVADACRHADIIVTTTPSQSPILNADDLPEGVHVTAMGSDAPDKRELHESVMLMADAFVCDTRAQSEHNGELKAFVTATGKSDVPFVVHELGALIARGEQVRSSESDITVCDLTGTGVQDTAIAGFALERLAGQ, from the coding sequence ATGCAGCTCTATCAACGTGAGCAGATTGCCGCAGCAGTAAGCATCGACCTGGATGCCCTGAATGCGGTGGAGCAGGGCTTTGCCGCCCTCGGCCGTGGCGACGTGGTGCAACCTCCGATCCTGTCCATGGCCATTGAAGAGTCCAATGGTGAGGTGGACGTCAAGACGGCTCATATTCGTGGCAACTCGCGCTTTGCCATCAAGGTCAGCCCCGGCTTTTTCGATAACCCCAAGCTCGGTCTGCCCAGCCTCAATGGATTGATGATGGTGTTTTCAGCCAAGACTGGCCTGGTGGATGCCGTACTGTTTGATGAAGGCTACTTGACGATGGTGCGTACGGCGCTGGCGGGCGCCATTTCGGCAAAGCACCTGTCCCGGGAGAACAGCCGGCGGGTTGCGGTGCTCGGTGCTGGAGAGCAGGCCGTCAAGCAGATTGAGGCGCTGCGTCTGGTACGTGATATCCAGGTGGTAGATGTATGGGCTCGGCGTGAGTCAGCCGCACAAGACTATGCCATAACGATGCGTGATCAGGGGCTCGAGGTCCATGTTCACGGAAGTGTGGCAGATGCCTGCCGCCATGCGGATATTATCGTTACCACCACGCCATCCCAGAGTCCCATTCTGAATGCCGATGATCTTCCAGAAGGCGTCCACGTCACTGCCATGGGGTCCGATGCACCAGACAAGCGCGAGCTGCACGAAAGCGTCATGCTCATGGCCGATGCCTTCGTCTGTGACACTCGAGCCCAGAGTGAGCATAACGGTGAGCTAAAGGCCTTCGTGACAGCGACAGGCAAGAGTGACGTGCCATTCGTGGTGCATGAGTTGGGTGCGTTGATTGCTCGGGGCGAGCAGGTGAGAAGCTCGGAAAGCGACATCACGGTCTGCGATCTGACAGGTACCGGCGTGCAGGATACCGCCATTGCAGGGTTCGCCCTGGAGAGACTTGCAGGACAGTGA
- a CDS encoding aminotransferase, whose amino-acid sequence MSNIHQELIERDRKVTFHASTHLRDFAHGDAPGRVITGGKGISIVDKDGREFIDGFAGLYCVNIGYGRTEVAEAIYQQALEMSYYHTYVGHSNEPQIALSEQILKLAGPGMSKVYYGLGGSDANETQLKLVRYYNNVLGRPQKKKVISRQRGYHGSGLATGSLTGLKAFHDQFDLPMAGILHTEAPYYYHRAAEQHGMSEQEFSAYCATKLEEMILAEGPDTVAAFIGEPVLGTGGIVPPPEGYWSAIQAVLDKYDVLLIADEVVCGFGRIGADFGSHLFGIKPDLITIAKGLTSAYQPLSGVIVGDRVWKVLEQGTSELGPIGHGWTYSGHALGCAAALANLAIIEREKLTENARDTGAYLQQRMQDVFGDHPIVGQARGIGMLAALEFSPEPEARRHFDASLKVGPRISAAALEENLIVRAMPQGDILGFAPPLITTRGEVDEIVARAERAVNKVTDELVREGALQTA is encoded by the coding sequence ATGAGCAACATCCATCAGGAACTGATCGAGCGCGACCGCAAGGTCACCTTTCATGCCTCTACCCACTTGCGTGACTTTGCCCATGGTGATGCGCCTGGTCGTGTCATCACCGGTGGCAAGGGCATCAGCATCGTGGACAAGGATGGCCGCGAGTTCATTGATGGATTTGCCGGGTTGTACTGCGTGAACATCGGCTATGGCCGCACCGAAGTGGCCGAAGCGATCTATCAGCAGGCTCTGGAAATGTCCTACTACCACACTTATGTAGGCCACTCCAACGAGCCGCAGATCGCTCTGTCCGAGCAGATTCTCAAGCTGGCAGGCCCCGGCATGTCCAAGGTCTACTACGGCCTCGGCGGCAGTGACGCAAACGAGACCCAGCTCAAGCTGGTGCGTTACTACAATAACGTGCTTGGCCGCCCGCAGAAGAAGAAGGTCATCTCCCGTCAGCGTGGCTACCATGGTTCTGGTCTGGCGACGGGTTCCCTGACAGGACTCAAGGCCTTCCATGACCAGTTTGACCTGCCTATGGCGGGTATCCTGCACACCGAGGCGCCTTATTATTACCATCGCGCCGCGGAGCAGCATGGTATGAGCGAGCAGGAATTCTCTGCCTACTGCGCCACCAAGCTGGAAGAAATGATCCTCGCCGAAGGGCCGGATACCGTTGCGGCCTTCATCGGTGAACCGGTGCTGGGTACCGGTGGTATCGTGCCGCCGCCTGAAGGCTACTGGAGTGCCATCCAGGCGGTACTGGACAAGTACGATGTCCTGCTGATTGCCGATGAGGTGGTATGTGGTTTCGGCCGTATCGGTGCTGACTTCGGTAGCCATCTGTTCGGTATCAAGCCGGACCTGATCACCATTGCCAAGGGCCTGACCAGCGCCTACCAGCCGCTGTCCGGCGTCATTGTCGGCGATCGTGTGTGGAAGGTGCTGGAGCAGGGTACCAGTGAGCTCGGTCCCATCGGCCATGGCTGGACCTATTCTGGCCATGCCCTGGGCTGTGCCGCAGCACTGGCTAACCTGGCCATCATCGAGCGTGAAAAGCTGACCGAAAATGCTCGTGATACCGGTGCCTACCTGCAGCAGCGTATGCAGGATGTGTTCGGTGACCACCCCATTGTCGGCCAGGCTCGTGGTATCGGCATGCTGGCAGCGCTGGAATTCTCCCCAGAGCCAGAGGCGCGTCGTCACTTCGACGCCAGCCTCAAGGTTGGACCGCGTATCTCCGCAGCGGCTCTGGAAGAGAACCTGATTGTCCGCGCCATGCCTCAGGGCGATATCCTTGGCTTTGCTCCGCCGTTGATCACGACTCGTGGCGAAGTGGACGAGATTGTTGCCCGAGCCGAACGTGCGGTGAACAAGGTCACGGATGAACTGGTTCGTGAGGGTGCCCTGCAGACCGCTTGA
- a CDS encoding DMT family transporter — MTQEHRPPFLLGAMPILFVLLWSTGFIGAKFGLPYAEPFTFLALRVLATIAILVPMVLLMRMKWPQGPHLWGHVAVSGCLVHGAYLGGVFYGIYLGMPAGLASLLVGLQPLVTAALAGPLLNERLSILQWSGLVLGLMGVVLVLGGKMDLTALSFHDFGWPALACVMVALAGITLGTLYQKRYCTGMPLLGGTIVQYLGALVVFGLGSLLFESREITWSTTFVLTLAWLVLVLSIAAIVLLMLLIKSGEASRVASLFYLVPPVTALEAWWLFDESLPLASLAGMALTVIGVALTAKGARR, encoded by the coding sequence ATGACACAGGAGCACCGCCCCCCATTTCTGCTGGGCGCGATGCCCATTCTCTTCGTTCTGCTATGGAGCACCGGGTTCATCGGGGCAAAGTTCGGCCTTCCTTATGCAGAGCCTTTCACCTTTCTTGCTCTGCGTGTACTGGCCACCATCGCCATTCTAGTGCCCATGGTATTACTGATGCGCATGAAATGGCCCCAAGGCCCGCACCTGTGGGGACATGTCGCTGTCTCCGGCTGCCTGGTGCATGGTGCCTATCTGGGAGGGGTGTTCTATGGCATTTACCTTGGAATGCCTGCCGGCCTGGCATCACTTCTAGTGGGATTGCAGCCATTGGTCACTGCCGCTCTGGCGGGACCGCTACTGAATGAGCGCCTGTCAATATTGCAGTGGTCTGGACTGGTGCTCGGGCTGATGGGCGTCGTCCTGGTGTTGGGTGGCAAGATGGATCTTACGGCCCTTTCCTTCCATGACTTTGGCTGGCCAGCACTGGCCTGTGTCATGGTCGCCCTGGCAGGCATCACCCTAGGTACGCTATATCAGAAGCGCTACTGCACAGGTATGCCCTTGCTCGGAGGCACCATCGTGCAGTATCTCGGAGCGCTGGTCGTATTTGGACTCGGCAGTCTGTTGTTTGAGTCCCGCGAGATCACCTGGTCAACGACCTTTGTCCTTACCCTGGCCTGGTTGGTCCTCGTGCTTTCCATCGCTGCCATCGTTCTGCTGATGCTGCTGATCAAGAGCGGAGAAGCCTCTCGGGTGGCCAGTCTTTTCTATCTCGTTCCTCCTGTCACCGCTCTGGAAGCCTGGTGGTTGTTCGATGAAAGTCTGCCACTCGCATCCCTCGCTGGCATGGCCCTCACGGTGATCGGCGTCGCCTTGACCGCCAAGGGAGCCCGGCGCTGA